A single window of Cottoperca gobio chromosome 9, fCotGob3.1, whole genome shotgun sequence DNA harbors:
- the rgs7bpa gene encoding regulator of G-protein signaling 7-binding protein A produces MSSASNGRKNRPRSAGNIFQIGKPPCRDPERRESTESTRKAQRAVADCRMIVQEFNTLVALYRELVISIGEITVDCPSLRDEMLKTRTKGCEMARAAHHSLSLISGPEDGEIHPEICRLFIQLQCCLEMFITEMLKSVCLLGSLQLHRKGKDSCGPTGVDNKTEESSEIPILEDTSSSPTDFPQLCWLVANDIENIERDMREMKNLLSKLRETMPLPLKNQDDSSLLNLTPYPLVRQRKRRFFGLCCLVTS; encoded by the exons ATGAGTTCTGCATCGAATGGGCGCAAAAACCGCCCCAGATCAGCCGGGAACATCTTCCAGATCGGCAAGCCTCCTTGCCGAGAcccagagaggagggagagcacCGAAAGTACCCGCAAAGCCCAGCGCGCCGTGGCCGACTGCAGAATG ATCGTCCAAGAATTCAACACGCTTGTGGCTCTGTACCGTGAACTGGTCATCTCCATTGGCGAAATCACTGTGGACTGTCCTTCTTTACGGGACGAAATGCTGAAGACCCGAACTAAGGGCTGCGAAATGGCGAGAGCGGCACACCACAGTCTCTCCTTGATATCAGG ACCAGAGGACGGGGAGATCCACCCTGAGATCTGTAGGCTCTTCATCCAGCTGCAGTGCTGTCTCGAGATGTTCATCACTGAGATGCTCAAATCTGTCTGCTTGCTGGGATCCCTGCAGCTCCACAGGAAAG GTAAGGATTCCTGTGGCCCTACCGGTGTCGACAATAAGACCGAGGAAAGCTCGGAAATCCCCATCCTGGAGGACACCTCTTCATCCCCCACTGACTTTCCTCAGCTCTGCTGGCTGGTGGCCAATGACATAGAAAACATAGAAAG GGATATGAGGGAGATGAAGAACCTTCTCAGTAAACTCAGGGAGACAATGCCTTTACCATTGAAGAACCAAG ATGACAGCAGTTTGCTGAACCTGACTCCCTACCCACTGGTCCGACAGAGAAAGAGGCGGTTCTTTGGGCTCTGTTGCCTGGTAACCAGCTAA